Proteins co-encoded in one Capsicum annuum cultivar UCD-10X-F1 chromosome 9, UCD10Xv1.1, whole genome shotgun sequence genomic window:
- the LOC107878384 gene encoding sialidase isoform X1, with the protein MNRSFRDSMISGKNFPISSQHRRGLSLNGASREPDDNLDLFSKSRRSVSVLSPDESDVAVKLGRLSIGSVKQLKSGLEDLLASTEGEKHDYDWLLTPPGTPLVPSSDGSETKPVSVALRGSSLVRSASTYKASRLSVSHSESNTPARPTRSKSATRPSISSSQYSTYSNKSGSILNTSSASVSSYIRPSTPTSHSSSSARPSTPTSRATVSRPSTPSKARQALNTSRPTQSSRPSTPTSRPQTSGNMNTPAARSTSRPSTPTRRTVTPSLSPASRSSTPAGRFVTNARTTASVSRPSSPSHQVRRPSQPIVPPDFSLETPPNLRTTLLDRPLSAGRSRPNPSVTTKGNAETPSMANPRRQSSPIISRGRLTESSGRGRGLGSGQLSDISDSRRASHVSESSSRKPVKTATDSMGLGRTISKKSLDVAIRHMDVKNGLNSVRPLSGSTLFPHSIRSTNGKGQHSHGSTAASFIYENVSYHCNGNLPENGNYLNRSSENGSEEAKSQHSAKLTNIDIYESSRYDVLLLKEDLKNTNWLHSIDDKLDQETIFDNGFESLPEPFSPLQHL; encoded by the exons atgaaCAGAAGCTTCAGAGATTCTATGATCAGCGGGAAGAATTTCCCTATCTCGTCGCAGCACCGGCGAGGACTTAGTCTTAACGGAGCTTCTAGGGAGCCCGACGATAATTTGGATCTCTTCTCCAAAAGTCGCCGTAGTGTTTCTGTTCTCTCCCCCGACGAGTCAGATG TTGCAGTTAAGCTGGGAAGGCTTTCAATTGGATCAGTGAAGCAATTAAAGAGTGGATTAGAGGATCTGCTGGCATCTACGGAAGGAGAGAAACATGATTATGATTG GCTCCTCACTCCTCCAGGAACTCCTCTTGTTCCTTCATCAGATGGAAGTGAAACAAAACCAGTTTCAGTGGCTCTAAGAGGCAGCTCATTGGTCAGATCGGCCTCCACTTATAAGGCTTCAAGG CTTTCAGTGTCTCATTCAGAGAGCAATACTCCTGCAAGGCCAACTCGGAGTAAATCAGCGACTCGACCTTCCATTAGTAGCTCTCAGTATAGTACTTACTCAAATAAATCAGGCTCTATTCTGAACACAAGCTCTGCATCGGTCTCCTCCTATATCAGACCATCTACGCCAACTAGCCATTCATCTTCTTCAGCCAGGCCGTCCACTCCAACCTCCCGTGCAACAGTGTCCAGACCTTCAACTCCTTCTAAAGCCCGCCAAGCCCTAAATACTTCTAGGCCAACCCAGAGCTCGAGACCTTCTACTCCAACTTCCCGGCCCCAAACATCTGGAAACATGAATACCCCTGCTGCCCGGTCTACTTCAAGGCCTTCAACACCTACTCGTCGGACCGTAACACCTTCGTTATCTCCAGCGTCTAGATCTTCAACTCCAGCAGGGCGCTTTGTCACCAATGCACGAACTACAGCTTCTGTTTCTCGTCCAAGCTCCCCTAGTCACCAAGTTCGGCGACCATCACAGCCGATAGTTCCCCCAGATTTTTCACTTGAAACACCACCAAATCTACGCACAACTCTGCTAGATCGGCCTCTATCTGCTGGCAGGTCCAGGCCGAATCCTTCTGTCACTACCAAGGGAAATGCCGAAACCCCAAGTATGGCAAATCCTCGGAGACAGTCATCACCCATTATTAGCAGGGGAAGACTAACAGAATCCTCTGGTAGAGGACGAGGGCTTGGCAGTGGGCAGCTAAGTGATATATCTGATTCCCGTAGGGCTTCACATGTCTCTGAGTCGTCTTCAAGGAAGCCTGTAAAGACTGCTACTGACAGCATGGGACTTGGAAGGACAATTTCTAAGAAATCTCTTGACGTGGCCATCAGGCATATG GACGTTAAAAACGGCCTTAATAGTGTTCGTCCACTTTCTGGTTCAACCCTCTTTCCTCACAGTATTCGATCCACAAATGGGAAAGGCCAGCATTCTCATGGTTCGACAGCCGCATCCTTTATCTATGAGAATGTGTCTTATCACTGTAATGGTAATCTTCCAGAAAATGGTAATTACCTAAACAGATCATCTGAAAACGGGAGTGAAGAGGCCAAGTCTCAACATTCAGCAAAATTGacaaatattgatatttatgaaaGTTCTCGTTACGATGTGCTTTTGCTGAAAGAGGATTTGAAGAACACGAATTGGTTGCACAGTATCGACGACAAGTTGGACCAAGAAACCATATTTGATAACGGATTCGAGTCTCTGCCTGAACCTTTTAGCCCTTTACAACATTTGTGA
- the LOC107878384 gene encoding sialidase isoform X2, with the protein MPAVAVKLGRLSIGSVKQLKSGLEDLLASTEGEKHDYDWLLTPPGTPLVPSSDGSETKPVSVALRGSSLVRSASTYKASRLSVSHSESNTPARPTRSKSATRPSISSSQYSTYSNKSGSILNTSSASVSSYIRPSTPTSHSSSSARPSTPTSRATVSRPSTPSKARQALNTSRPTQSSRPSTPTSRPQTSGNMNTPAARSTSRPSTPTRRTVTPSLSPASRSSTPAGRFVTNARTTASVSRPSSPSHQVRRPSQPIVPPDFSLETPPNLRTTLLDRPLSAGRSRPNPSVTTKGNAETPSMANPRRQSSPIISRGRLTESSGRGRGLGSGQLSDISDSRRASHVSESSSRKPVKTATDSMGLGRTISKKSLDVAIRHMDVKNGLNSVRPLSGSTLFPHSIRSTNGKGQHSHGSTAASFIYENVSYHCNGNLPENGNYLNRSSENGSEEAKSQHSAKLTNIDIYESSRYDVLLLKEDLKNTNWLHSIDDKLDQETIFDNGFESLPEPFSPLQHL; encoded by the exons ATGCCTGCAGTTGCAGTTAAGCTGGGAAGGCTTTCAATTGGATCAGTGAAGCAATTAAAGAGTGGATTAGAGGATCTGCTGGCATCTACGGAAGGAGAGAAACATGATTATGATTG GCTCCTCACTCCTCCAGGAACTCCTCTTGTTCCTTCATCAGATGGAAGTGAAACAAAACCAGTTTCAGTGGCTCTAAGAGGCAGCTCATTGGTCAGATCGGCCTCCACTTATAAGGCTTCAAGG CTTTCAGTGTCTCATTCAGAGAGCAATACTCCTGCAAGGCCAACTCGGAGTAAATCAGCGACTCGACCTTCCATTAGTAGCTCTCAGTATAGTACTTACTCAAATAAATCAGGCTCTATTCTGAACACAAGCTCTGCATCGGTCTCCTCCTATATCAGACCATCTACGCCAACTAGCCATTCATCTTCTTCAGCCAGGCCGTCCACTCCAACCTCCCGTGCAACAGTGTCCAGACCTTCAACTCCTTCTAAAGCCCGCCAAGCCCTAAATACTTCTAGGCCAACCCAGAGCTCGAGACCTTCTACTCCAACTTCCCGGCCCCAAACATCTGGAAACATGAATACCCCTGCTGCCCGGTCTACTTCAAGGCCTTCAACACCTACTCGTCGGACCGTAACACCTTCGTTATCTCCAGCGTCTAGATCTTCAACTCCAGCAGGGCGCTTTGTCACCAATGCACGAACTACAGCTTCTGTTTCTCGTCCAAGCTCCCCTAGTCACCAAGTTCGGCGACCATCACAGCCGATAGTTCCCCCAGATTTTTCACTTGAAACACCACCAAATCTACGCACAACTCTGCTAGATCGGCCTCTATCTGCTGGCAGGTCCAGGCCGAATCCTTCTGTCACTACCAAGGGAAATGCCGAAACCCCAAGTATGGCAAATCCTCGGAGACAGTCATCACCCATTATTAGCAGGGGAAGACTAACAGAATCCTCTGGTAGAGGACGAGGGCTTGGCAGTGGGCAGCTAAGTGATATATCTGATTCCCGTAGGGCTTCACATGTCTCTGAGTCGTCTTCAAGGAAGCCTGTAAAGACTGCTACTGACAGCATGGGACTTGGAAGGACAATTTCTAAGAAATCTCTTGACGTGGCCATCAGGCATATG GACGTTAAAAACGGCCTTAATAGTGTTCGTCCACTTTCTGGTTCAACCCTCTTTCCTCACAGTATTCGATCCACAAATGGGAAAGGCCAGCATTCTCATGGTTCGACAGCCGCATCCTTTATCTATGAGAATGTGTCTTATCACTGTAATGGTAATCTTCCAGAAAATGGTAATTACCTAAACAGATCATCTGAAAACGGGAGTGAAGAGGCCAAGTCTCAACATTCAGCAAAATTGacaaatattgatatttatgaaaGTTCTCGTTACGATGTGCTTTTGCTGAAAGAGGATTTGAAGAACACGAATTGGTTGCACAGTATCGACGACAAGTTGGACCAAGAAACCATATTTGATAACGGATTCGAGTCTCTGCCTGAACCTTTTAGCCCTTTACAACATTTGTGA